AGCTCAGCGAGATTGCTCAAGAAAAGGTACTTAGCACGTAGTGATTTTTAGAACTGACGTGGCAGCTGGTAAAAAGGATATCCCCCGAGCTCTTGCAACAGCTTCATCTCTCCCACCACAGCTTCCATAAGAGTCCTCTTTGCTCGGATAGCAGCCAGTTCTTGACAAAGCTGAAAGACAAGACGAATCTTTTGTGAAAGAGCTATTAAATCTCATATCCAAAGTAATAGTACAATAATGCACATTCCTGCAAAACCAGTCAATATGAGAAGTTCTAATACTGTATTCCAGTACTGCAGCAGCATCTGCCTAAGTAGGATATCAGGCCCAGCCATTGACATTCCCTGGGTTAGGTGTTTCATCATAAAAAAATGTCTTCAAAATACACAGGGTAGGTCATATGCGCATACAAAAAAACTAATATATGCTTTGCAACCGTGACAAATATCATTATTTTCTTTACTTGCAGAAACATAAATGCAGATAATACTCACGCGTCCAGTCCATTAGTCCACAGCACGCAAAATTAGTTTGGTAATATACAGAGCAACTTAGCTGTCGTTCAACCGTCTTCCACATAAATTCTTTATAACAAAATTCTCTTGTGAATAAAATAGTCAAGAGACAATGACAAATGGATAACAGTGTTCGGGAGGAGAATGGAGACAAACCTTTTCATGATCGAGCAGGACTTTTTGATACTCTCCATCCAAGACATGCACCTCAGCATCAATCTTGCTCACCTTATCAACCAAATCTTTCAAAATACCTTCGGAGTCAATAGTTTCATTCTTGTCACTGACATTATGACCTGCCAAGGCAAACATTTCCGTCTAACAGAAAAGAATAAGCTCAGCAAAAGTGTACAGCTCTATAAATCATAATACACTGGTGACAAAAGATTCATAAGAAAGGAAGCAAGTATCATGCAATTCATATCCTTAACACATTGCAGAGGACGTGGTGAACAAAATAGTCACAGAAGAACAACGATCACAGTAACTTGAAGTTTAGTAAAACAAATTAGATTCATAAGTAGATGCACAACACCTGAATGGCTGCATGGAACATTTTGCTAGCTTATTAAACAATCAGGGCTTAGCTTACTATGGAGAAATGGAATATAGGAGCAGCTTATCAGCCACCACCTTATTACGTGGAACCTAGCCTTGTATGCCTTAAAAAGACATTAGATTGACACAACTAACAATAGAAAGCTTTTAGGTACAAACAATATTAAAGCACAACACAGACGTAGAATTCTTGCAACCCCAATCATATGCATGGTCTATTTTCTAGAAAAGGAAATAACTTCGCAGAAGCAAACAAACAGAAATATTTTGGACA
The Brachypodium distachyon strain Bd21 chromosome 2, Brachypodium_distachyon_v3.0, whole genome shotgun sequence genome window above contains:
- the LOC100830306 gene encoding uncharacterized protein LOC100830306, which gives rise to MQELNARIRKFQQIAHVELAEKKGSELLSADGHNVSDKNETIDSEGILKDLVDKVSKIDAEVHVLDGEYQKVLLDHEKLCQELAAIRAKRTLMEAVVGEMKLLQELGGRVAEAEKVHASLAEELQRRYACPGCGVSNMVEMEEAPVVAN